A stretch of Rhinoderma darwinii isolate aRhiDar2 chromosome 4, aRhiDar2.hap1, whole genome shotgun sequence DNA encodes these proteins:
- the RWDD2A gene encoding RWD domain-containing protein 2A isoform X1 encodes MFRSVPFSCRLNIMSTSVRECLELQLLEMEMLFSMFPSKEDIVINGVNSLAILRRYLEGTYDSLPPSIEFSIFVKTQDLKVKAELHVYLPLNYPTKEPQLFVRSSALDKLQHHDLNKCLATFISSMDRGDLCITNAIQWLSENIPSYVEKSKHTSGNEKDMKKVSITFHRMWIYSHHIYRQELRKKILDCAKRLHLTGFCLTGKPGVICIEGDKEQCEEFWRDIRYPNWKHISCKHTESKNVTDSLDHLRLFQCFEELIFEAHGDYGLRKDYHMALGQFFEYLQKHQSDHIFKILFGIEGKC; translated from the exons ATGTTCAG GTCGGTTCCATTCTCCTGTAGGCTTAATATAATGAGTACAAGTGTGAGAGAATGCCTTGAACTTCAGCTCTTAGAAATGGAAATGCTCTTCTCAATGTTTCCTAGCAAAGAGGACATTGTCATCAATGGTGTGAATTCGCTTGCCATCCTAAGAAGGTATTTAGAAGGAACGTATGATTCCCTGCCACCATCTATTGAATTTTCCATTTTTGTTAAAACTCAGGATCTGAAG GTGAAAGCAGAGCTGCATGTGTATCTTCCTCTCAATTACCCTACAAAGGAGCCTCAGCTATTTGTCCGGTCTAGTGCTTTGGACAAGCTGCAGCACCATGATCTCAATAAATGTCTAGCAACCTTTATCAGTTCAATGGATCGTGGAGATCTGTGCATTACTAATGCTATACAGTGGCTGTCAGAAAATATCCCCTCCTATGTGGAAAAATCCAAGCACACTAGTGGGAATGAGAAAGACATGAAAAAAGTCTCTATTACTTTCCATCGCATGTGGATCTATAGCCACCATATATACCGGCAGGAATTAAGGAAAAAAATCTTGGACTGTGCAAAGCGACTGCACTTAACAGGTTTCTGCTTGACAGGGAAACCAGGCGTGATATGtatagagggggataaggagcaaTGTGAGGAGTTCTGGCGGGACATTCGCTATCCCAACTGGAAACATATCTCGTGTAAGCACACCGAAAGCAAGAATGTGACTGATTCATTGGATCATCTAAGACTTTTCCAATGCTTTGAAGAGCTGAtttttgaggcacatggagactATGGACTGAGGAAGGATTACCATATGGCCCTAGGACAGTTTTTTGAATACCTCCAAAAGCACCAGAGTGACCATATCTTTAAGATTTTATTTGGCATTGAGGGGAAATGTTGA
- the RWDD2A gene encoding RWD domain-containing protein 2A isoform X2, with amino-acid sequence MSTSVRECLELQLLEMEMLFSMFPSKEDIVINGVNSLAILRRYLEGTYDSLPPSIEFSIFVKTQDLKVKAELHVYLPLNYPTKEPQLFVRSSALDKLQHHDLNKCLATFISSMDRGDLCITNAIQWLSENIPSYVEKSKHTSGNEKDMKKVSITFHRMWIYSHHIYRQELRKKILDCAKRLHLTGFCLTGKPGVICIEGDKEQCEEFWRDIRYPNWKHISCKHTESKNVTDSLDHLRLFQCFEELIFEAHGDYGLRKDYHMALGQFFEYLQKHQSDHIFKILFGIEGKC; translated from the exons ATGAGTACAAGTGTGAGAGAATGCCTTGAACTTCAGCTCTTAGAAATGGAAATGCTCTTCTCAATGTTTCCTAGCAAAGAGGACATTGTCATCAATGGTGTGAATTCGCTTGCCATCCTAAGAAGGTATTTAGAAGGAACGTATGATTCCCTGCCACCATCTATTGAATTTTCCATTTTTGTTAAAACTCAGGATCTGAAG GTGAAAGCAGAGCTGCATGTGTATCTTCCTCTCAATTACCCTACAAAGGAGCCTCAGCTATTTGTCCGGTCTAGTGCTTTGGACAAGCTGCAGCACCATGATCTCAATAAATGTCTAGCAACCTTTATCAGTTCAATGGATCGTGGAGATCTGTGCATTACTAATGCTATACAGTGGCTGTCAGAAAATATCCCCTCCTATGTGGAAAAATCCAAGCACACTAGTGGGAATGAGAAAGACATGAAAAAAGTCTCTATTACTTTCCATCGCATGTGGATCTATAGCCACCATATATACCGGCAGGAATTAAGGAAAAAAATCTTGGACTGTGCAAAGCGACTGCACTTAACAGGTTTCTGCTTGACAGGGAAACCAGGCGTGATATGtatagagggggataaggagcaaTGTGAGGAGTTCTGGCGGGACATTCGCTATCCCAACTGGAAACATATCTCGTGTAAGCACACCGAAAGCAAGAATGTGACTGATTCATTGGATCATCTAAGACTTTTCCAATGCTTTGAAGAGCTGAtttttgaggcacatggagactATGGACTGAGGAAGGATTACCATATGGCCCTAGGACAGTTTTTTGAATACCTCCAAAAGCACCAGAGTGACCATATCTTTAAGATTTTATTTGGCATTGAGGGGAAATGTTGA